From Brassica oleracea var. oleracea cultivar TO1000 chromosome C3, BOL, whole genome shotgun sequence, a single genomic window includes:
- the LOC106333775 gene encoding putative F-box/kelch-repeat protein At4g39756 — MNSESEPSEKKKKNLNPSLSLFSLPNDILLNCIARISPSYYPKLSLVSKTFASLISSSKLKDTRFLQKTCEKILLVCFHFPTKSPSPSWFSLWLKPNQALTNDLGKKEESTGNALLVPIPSSYCRRPPTFMCKVGSECYAINRYCNPSFDLSVTKPGTGIWRKVPKMMTVAREDPIACVLDGKIYVMGGCSQEESKNWGEVYDTKTQTWESLPDPGFYLRVSTLRKMEVMGKKIYVISSKKNTYHIYDTIEGRWEVVAPTFECSVVVDNVRYCYTGTKFIWYDKKHNGSRRVDGLSVLERHCRAGSGHIEMANYGGKLLIIWDEFVYNARDRHEKTNIWCALIAFEKRNGDEEVWANVEWASSVLTVPLSCVLLRHVIKAV, encoded by the coding sequence ATGAACTCCGAATCTGAACCATCAGAGAAAAAGAAGAAGAATTTGAATCCATCTCTTTCGTTATTTTCTCTTCCAAATGACATCCTTCTGAACTGCATAGCCCGGATATCACCATCGTACTACCCTAAACTCTCTCTAGTCAGCAAGACCTTTGCCTCTCTCATCTCATCGTCCAAGCTCAAAGATACTAGGTTTCTTCAAAAAACATGTGAAAAAATCCTTCTTGTCTGTTTTCATTTTCCCACTAAAAGTCCTAGTCCTTCCTGGTTCAGTCTCTGGTTAAAACCTAACCAAGCCCTAACCAATGACTTGGGGAAGAAGGAAGAGTCTACCGGGAATGCTCTGTTAGTACCAATACCCTCTTCTTATTGTCGTCGTCCACCAACGTTCATGTGTAAGGTTGGTTCAGAGTGCTACGCAATCAATCGATACTGTAATCCATCTTTCGATCTATCGGTCACTAAACCAGGAACTGGCATCTGGCGAAAAGTCCCCAAAATGATGACTGTGGCTCGAGAGGATCCCATTGCTTGTGTCCTTGATGGGAAAATATACGTAATGGGAGGTTGTAGCCAAGAAGAATCCAAGAATTGGGGTGAGGTTTACGATACAAAGACTCAAACTTGGGAATCTTTACCTGACCCTGGCTTCTACCTACGTGTTTCTACACTTAGGAAAATGGAAGTGATGGGGAAAAAGATCTACGTTATTAGCAGCAAGAAGAATACGTATCATATTTATGATACCATAGAAGGTAGATGGGAAGTTGTAGCACCCACGTTTGAGTGTAGTGTTGTGGTAGACAATGTAAGGTACTGTTACACTGGTACAAAGTTTATTTGGTACGATAAGAAGCATAATGGCTCGAGAAGGGTCGACGGTTTGTCGGTACTGGAGAGGCATTGCCGAGCTGGTAGTGGTCATATTGAAATGGCTAACTACGGTGGGAAACTCTTGATAATTTGGGACGAGTTTGTGTATAATGCTCGTGATCGCCATGAGAAGACGAATATTTGGTGTGCTTTGATTGCGTTTGAGAAGCGGAATGGTGATGAAGAAGTTTGGGCTAACGTTGAGTGGGCTAGTAGTGTGCTTACTGTTCCCCTTTCATGTGTTTTATTGCGTCATGTGATAAAAGCAGTTTGA